In Sorangium aterium, the genomic stretch TCGAAATGGTGACTTGGTCGGGCAAGGCGGGAGTCTTGATGGCTGCGATCGCTGTAGCACCGGGCGTCATGGCTGGATGCTCCTGCGGAGATACCGGGGGCACGGCGCCCATAGCATCCGGCGGCGCGGGGCCTGGCGGCTTCGGGCCTGGCGGCGGGAGTGGAAGCGGCGGTGGCTTCGGCGGCTTCCCGGCGATCGCCAGCGGGAGCGGCGTCGGAGGCGCAGGGGACTGCGAGGGCCTCGAGTGCCAGCAGGTCGAATGCGAGAACGGGGCGAAGACCACGGTGAGCGGCACCGTATACGACCCCTCGGGCAAACTGCCGCTCTACAACGTGATCGTCTACGTCCCGAATGCGCCGCTCGATCCCATCCCCGACGGCGCGACCTGTGATCAGTGCAGCGCGACGCTCTCCGGCTCACCCCTCGTGACGGCGCTGACCGATACGGAAGGAAAGTTCGTCCTGGAGGACGTGCCGGTCGGCGAGAACATCCCGCTGGTGGTCCAGGTGGGCAAATGGCGCCGCGAGATGACGCTCCCCGTGGTCAAGCGATGCGAGGACACCGCGACGGACGCCGGGATTATCCGGTTGCCGCGCAACCAATCGGAGGGGCACATCCCGAAGATCGCGCTCACGACGGGCGGCGCCGATCCGCTCGAGTGCTTGCTGCACAAGCTCGGGATCGATGAGAGCGAGTTCACGCCGGAGACCGGGACCGGACGGATCAACCTGTTCGCCGGCCGCGGGGACGTCGATCACGTGGTGACGACGCGCTATGCGGATGGCCTGAATGAAGGCGTGGAGTTCACCCCGGCCACGAGCCTCTGGGGGACCGTCGAGGCCCTGCGCCAGTACGACATGGTGATCCTCGCCTGCGAGGGCGATCCGCACCAGGAAGACAAGCCCGGCCCCGCGCGCCAGGCCATGTTGGACTATACCTCGCTCGGCGGGCGCGTGTTCGCGTCCCACTGGCACAACGTCTGGCTGAAGAAGGGGCCGGCGCCGTTCCCGGACACGGCGGTCTGGGACAACAACATCGAGGACCCGGAGAGCCCCCTCACGGCGCGCGTGGACACCACGCTCCCGAAGGGGCAAGCCCTCGCGGAGTGGCTCGTCAACGTCGGCGCGTCGGACGTCCCCGGCGAGATCGTGATCAACGGCGCGCAGCACACGGTGAGCGACGTGACCGAAGGCATCTCGACCCGGTGGATCTATTACGATGAACCCGAGCCGCCCGGGGTCCAGTACTTCACCTTCAACACGCCCGTCGACGCCGCAGAAGATCAGCAGTGCGGGCGCCTCGTGTTCACGGACATCCATGTCTCTGCGGCGGACCTCACGGGCCCGCCCTTCCCGGGGGGGTGCTCCACGGAGGAGCTGAGCGCTCAGGAGAAGGCGCTGCTCTTCATGCTGTTCGACCTGTCGTCCTGCATCGTGCCCGACGACGAGCCGCCGCCGATCCCCATCCCCCAGTGACCTGCCTCGCTCTCGTCCGCCGCGCCGCCGGCGCCCGTGCGCCGGCCCCGGAGCCTCCCGCCAGGGCTGAAGGGCGCATGTCGGTATTCTCCTGAACCACGTCGTCTCCATCCCGAGCTGCCCCGCAAACGATCCTTGACGATGGGTGGAGAGCGTCCTCTCCGCTCGACCCGGCGAGCGCCGCGCGCCATCGGGGCTCGCCTTCGCGCCTCTCCGGGATGTCCTGTCGCTCTCCGCCTCGCCTGATCGCAGGAGCGCGCGAGCCGGGGAGCGTCTGTGCTCCATTGCGCGCGAGCCGGCGGCGGGACACGCTGCCGCGCTGCGCAGCCATTTCGCCGCCCCGCCCTCCGCGCGCGCCTCGGAGATATCGATTGAGCAGGGGGAGCAGACGGAAGCGTACGAGACGACAATCATGACGACAGCCGAGACAACAGGCTGTCGCGGTGGGAAGCACCACGCAGATACGGAATGTCATCCATGCATGGTCCGGGGATCCTGCTAGGATGAACCTCGCCCGCAGTGCGGGTTACATCCGGAGCCTGGGCCGCTTGTGTTCGGCTCGGCAGAAGGAACATTCCTACGATGGTCCAGCATCGCCCTACGCCAGCGGCTGCTTGTCGGGCCATCGAGCGCTGGCTTCGCGAGGGCGGTCGCGCTCCGCTGTCGCGCGGGGCGTCGCAGGAGACCGGGCGCACGGAGGCGCTTCCGCTGCAGGGCGAGATGGGGGGGGTGCGCGGAGTGATGGAGGGCGATGAAGTTCGGGTCTGTCCTGCGTCGCCGCCGTCCTCGCGCCGGTACCTGTTCGGCCGGCGCGGCGACGCGGGCTGCCCCCTCTGCGCGCGGCGCGGGCGGTCGGCGATGCCAGGCCTCGGCGGGGCGCCGTATCCCTTCCTGGCCGCCACCTGGGTGGTCCTCATGGTCGGCGAGCCGCTGCCGTCACCGCCCTGATCGCGGCCGGGCGCGGAGGCTCGACAGCCGAGCCTCTACCGGCGCCTTCTTGGGATGTCTGGGATGGGATGCGACGGGAAAGGTGCGGTTGGGCGCTCCGCGGCGAGCGGCGCGCCCGACGCTGCAGCTCAGCTGGCCGCCGACCGCTTGCCGGCGGTCGCGCGCTTCTGCCCCGCCCTCTGCGTGCCCGGCTGCGCCGCCTTCGTTCGCCGTGCTGCTCCGCGCCCGACACGGGCGCTGGCGGACGGCTTCCTCATCGCTGCTGCGCGCTGCGGCGTTGCGCGCTTCGCGCCCGCCGCGCGCGTCGTCTTGCGCCCGCCGGCAGGCGTCGCGCCGGCCGAGCTCCGGGCGCGCCCCGCCGCGCCACCGGTGGCAGTCCGCTTCCTCGTCGTGGCCGCCCTCTTGGCCGCGCCGCTCTGCTGCCGGCTCGTCTGTCCGGCGGTCGTCTTCC encodes the following:
- a CDS encoding carboxypeptidase-like regulatory domain-containing protein; this encodes MAGCSCGDTGGTAPIASGGAGPGGFGPGGGSGSGGGFGGFPAIASGSGVGGAGDCEGLECQQVECENGAKTTVSGTVYDPSGKLPLYNVIVYVPNAPLDPIPDGATCDQCSATLSGSPLVTALTDTEGKFVLEDVPVGENIPLVVQVGKWRREMTLPVVKRCEDTATDAGIIRLPRNQSEGHIPKIALTTGGADPLECLLHKLGIDESEFTPETGTGRINLFAGRGDVDHVVTTRYADGLNEGVEFTPATSLWGTVEALRQYDMVILACEGDPHQEDKPGPARQAMLDYTSLGGRVFASHWHNVWLKKGPAPFPDTAVWDNNIEDPESPLTARVDTTLPKGQALAEWLVNVGASDVPGEIVINGAQHTVSDVTEGISTRWIYYDEPEPPGVQYFTFNTPVDAAEDQQCGRLVFTDIHVSAADLTGPPFPGGCSTEELSAQEKALLFMLFDLSSCIVPDDEPPPIPIPQ